The Actinomyces wuliandei genome contains the following window.
GGGCGTACTGGTCGTAGACGAGGACCGGCAGGGTCGCCATGGACCCCTCCACCGGGTTGGCGTTGGTGCGGATCGTCAGGCCCACGGTGATGAGCAGGGGGGCGGTCTCACCGATGACCCGGGCGACCGCCAGCATGACCGAGGTAGTGATGCCGGCGGCCGCAGTGCGCAGGACCACCTTGATGATGGTCAGCCACTTGGGCACCCCCAGCGCGTAGGAGGCCTCCCGCAGGTCGTTGGGGACCAGCTTGAGCATCTCCTCCACCCCGCGCACGATGACCGGGGTCATGAGCACGCTCAGGGCCACCGCCCCGATCACACCCGCCTGGTAGCGGGGACCAGCCAGCAGCAGGAACAGGGAGTAGGAGAACAGTCCCGCCACGATCGAGGGGACCCCGGTCATGACGTCCACGAGGAAGGTGACAGCCCTGGCCACCCACCCGCCGTCGTACTCCACCAGGAAGACGGCGGTCAGCAGCCCCAGCGGCACCGAGATGGCCGAGGCGATCGCCGTGATCTCCAGGGTGCCGACGATACCGTGGTAGAAGCCTCCGTTGCCCTCCTGAGCCCCGCGCATGTTGGTCAGCAGGAACTCCGGGCCGAAGCGCTGCGCCCCGCCGAGGACCGCCATCCACACCAGGGAGACCAGCGGGACCATGACGGCGGCGAAGGCCAGGTAGACCAGGACCGTCATGAGGGTGTCACGTCCCCACCGCTCCCCCTCCGTGACCCAGGAGACGGCAGTGGCCGTCACCAGCCAGGTCGCGGCCGTCACGACCAGGACGACGGCAGGCGACCACCCCGCCGCCAGGCCGACGCCACCGGCAAGGACAAAGGCAGCCCCCAGGGCCGCCCAGAGGAACCCCCGGGGCAGGCGGTAGGAGGTCAGCGGCACGCCCTCAATGCTGGGCGGGTCGGCCAGAGGGTCGTGAGCAGGCGGCGCGCCACCGCCCGAGACGCCACCGCCCGAGGTGGTCCGGGCGGCCCGGCCGGCTCGGGCAGCCGCAGCCCAGGCCGCCAGCGCCGTCGATCTGGTCCTGCCGGTTCCGCTGCTGGTACGGCTGCTCCTGGTCATGCCCGCCTCCGCCTTCCTGTCCTGCTCACGCCCCCGTAGGCAGCACCACGCCGCGCGACGACCCAGCGGGCCAGGGAGTTGACCGCGAAGGTGATGACGAACAGGACCAGGCCGGTGGCGATGAGGACGTCGACGCTCAGTCCGAAGGCCTCACGGAACTGCGAGGCGATGTTGGCCGCGATGGTCTGGTGCCGCCCTGCCTGGAGGAGGTGGAGGCTGGTTGTCATGCCCGGGGACATGATCATGAGGACCGCCATGGTCTCCCCCAGGGCGCGCCCCAGCCCCAGCATGGAGGCTGAGACGATGCCGGAGCGGGCGTAGGGAAGGACCGCCTGGCGGATCATCTCGTAACGGGTCGCCCCCAGCGCCAGGGAGGCCTCCTGGTGGAGGGTCGGGGTCTGGAGGAAGACCTCACGCACCGTGGCGGTGATGATCGGCAGGACCATGACCGCCAGGACCAGGGAGGCGGTCAGGATGTTCCTGGCGGGCGCCGTGTAGCCGGAGAAGAGGGGGACAGAGCCGAGGACGCCGTCGCTCAGCCAGGTGTAGAAGGGGTCCAGCAGGGGCATCAGCCACAGAAAGCCCCACAGGCCGAAGACCACCGAGGGGACGGCAGCCAGCAGGTCCACCAGGTAGCCCAGCCCCTGGGCCAGGCGCCGGGGGGCGAAGTGAGAGATGAACAGGGCGACCCCGATGCTCAGGGGCACCGCCACCGCCAGGGCCAGGAGGGAGGACAGGAGTGTGCCGAACACCAGGGGAGCCACGTACCCCCACAGGTCCCGCCCCCGCATGAAGGAGACACCCTCCAGCTCCTGCGCGGAGGCGGTGAGGGCTGGCAGCGCCCGGTAGACCAGGAAGGCCGTGACCAGGGCGAGCAGGCCCATGATGAGGACACCGGCGCCGTAGGACAGGGCGGTGAAGACGCTGTTCCCGGCCCGTCCCGGTGCCCGGCCGGGACGGATCACGGCAGCCTCGGAGGCGCTGGCGCCCTGAGAGGCCGGGGAGGGGGTGGGGTAGGTGTCCACTGATGACCTTCCGTGTACGTCCGCTGTGTGCGTGCCTGTGCCGTGAGGGTCTCAGGGGGAGATCATGGCGATGGCGGAGGCCGCCCTGGAGCGCAGGGGCTGCGGGACCGGGACGCACCCGGCCCGCAGGGCGGCCAGGTCCTGCCCCTCCGCGGAGACCGCGTAGCTGAGGTAGGCCCTGACCACAGCAGCGGTGCCGGCGTCCTCGTAGTCCTGACGGGCGAGCAGGTAGGACACCAGGACGAGAGGGTAGGCGCCCGGCGCGTCATAGTTCAGGGAGTAGGCCAGCCTTGCACCGTCACCGCTCTCGACGAGCTCTGAGGAGGACAGGGTCGCGGCGGCGGCCTCGCTGGAGCAGACGGCA
Protein-coding sequences here:
- the pstA gene encoding phosphate ABC transporter permease PstA — encoded protein: MTRSSRTSSGTGRTRSTALAAWAAAARAGRAARTTSGGGVSGGGAPPAHDPLADPPSIEGVPLTSYRLPRGFLWAALGAAFVLAGGVGLAAGWSPAVVLVVTAATWLVTATAVSWVTEGERWGRDTLMTVLVYLAFAAVMVPLVSLVWMAVLGGAQRFGPEFLLTNMRGAQEGNGGFYHGIVGTLEITAIASAISVPLGLLTAVFLVEYDGGWVARAVTFLVDVMTGVPSIVAGLFSYSLFLLLAGPRYQAGVIGAVALSVLMTPVIVRGVEEMLKLVPNDLREASYALGVPKWLTIIKVVLRTAAAGITTSVMLAVARVIGETAPLLITVGLTIRTNANPVEGSMATLPVLVYDQYARGEAATMERAWAGALTLIVIVMLLNLAARLVAWRFSPRGRR
- the pstC gene encoding phosphate ABC transporter permease subunit PstC → MDTYPTPSPASQGASASEAAVIRPGRAPGRAGNSVFTALSYGAGVLIMGLLALVTAFLVYRALPALTASAQELEGVSFMRGRDLWGYVAPLVFGTLLSSLLALAVAVPLSIGVALFISHFAPRRLAQGLGYLVDLLAAVPSVVFGLWGFLWLMPLLDPFYTWLSDGVLGSVPLFSGYTAPARNILTASLVLAVMVLPIITATVREVFLQTPTLHQEASLALGATRYEMIRQAVLPYARSGIVSASMLGLGRALGETMAVLMIMSPGMTTSLHLLQAGRHQTIAANIASQFREAFGLSVDVLIATGLVLFVITFAVNSLARWVVARRGAAYGGVSRTGRRRRA